From Trypanosoma brucei gambiense DAL972 chromosome 5, complete sequence:
TCACCCACGACAAGGTCATCTACAACGTAACGACGCTGGCGGTACAGAGAGTCCATAAAGGCCGTGCGGTCCGTCAACACATCAGTACTGTGTAGTGCCTGCGAAAGGATCTCACCAGTGAGCCATCCAGTCATCATCAGATCAGAAATGGCCTCGTTTATAGTGAAGTGTGGGGGTTTCGAAAAGCCACCCCATTCACTATTGGATTTTAAATGGTTATCCATCTCCTCCCGAAACCGCCGGACAGACGCAAGGGTTAGTAAATTCGAAGGAGGAATTGTGCCCGTGATGATTAATTGACCATCGTTCAGAGACACATTGGAAGCATACAAAGCGTCACGCCAAGTTCTTATTAGAGGGCCTTGTGATGTCGACGGAGCCAAAACATACATCTGTCTCGTCCGCTCATCCTTCACAATCCTCCCTATGAACCATTCGGTGGCGGGGTTGCGCACAGGGGCAAACAGGAGCACAGCCTGTGGACGTGTCTCAACAAACTGGTTCCATTCAGCTGCCAGGGCATCTTCATCTGCTCCAACTCCACCAGCTGCAGCAAATGCACCACAGAGTTCATGGCCCATCATGGATGATATATCCAGAGCGAATTCATACAATGCCTCACCGGATGGTGTTCCCTTCAAGTACGTTATTCCCACACGCGGGAGACCaaggaaaacaacggcaTAACGGAAAAGTGCAAGTAACTCAGCATTCGGCTCCACACTTATGAAGTAAAGATGGGGATCCCACTCACGCACTTCAGTGGAGAAAGCGAGTGGGCCGAAACTAACTGCACCGTGTTTACTCAGCTCACCCTTCACCCACATAGTATTGGGTCCGCCAAAGGGACCAAATACAATCATCAGCTTGCCTTCGCTTTCCTTAACCACGGACTCGAAGAACTCAGCGACGGGAGTATCGTATGATGGTGGTCGAATGAAAGAAACCCTTGCCTTGGAGTTTGTTTTCCAACCGCGAGCTGTCAGGGATGCGTCAAAACCAGCGTTAAGTGAatccacctccacctcctgAACATCAGGGCTATACATCAGGGAGAGGACATTTATTGTTATATTGTCTTCAGCCCTTCCTGTAGTTGAGAAGGAAAGCAATAGAAATAGTAGCTGCAGAAGCGGTAGCGACAACTTCGACAGCAGTGAGGTCATGCGTACTTTTAACTTGTTCGTGTGATCTTAAATACTACgtgaggaaatggaaggaatGAAACGATACAGAGGCAACTGATAGGTTTTGCGAAAGAAACACCAGGGAATCACATGCGCACAGAAACAAATCATCACAAAGGGTGATACAGCTGCATGGAATGAATGTTGAAACGAGTCCGTATAAACTTATTCTGCGAATTTTTTTCAATCCATCAGCGATGTGAGCCTTAATTTAAGAACACCGCAAAtaatgaggaaaagaaaccaaaaatTAAGCTATAGGCCCATTGATATCCAATGAGACCTGTTCCTGTTTGCAAAATCGTGATAAATTCTAAAGGGGGAGGCACATTTGCTTGAGGCAGTTTATCCAAACATTACAGCGTGAGTTAGTCGTTGTCAGACGCTCAGTGGGTTAATATCCAATTAGGTAAACAATTGGGTTCACCCTATTTAAAGGTTCTCCAGTGGCAAGTATTGTATTGTACCTCGACCATATTTGTGGTTTTCTGAGTTTGCCATTTCGCATGGAAGGCACAGCGTAACCGCAAAGAATGATAGCGTCCCCCAGttccttttctgctgttATTCCTGCCCAGCTGCTTCACCAGATCATTCATGTTTCTACTCTCACAGACATGCTTGTTTCTCTGTCTTGTGCTACAGCCTCAAACAGTGGATGAGGCCTTAGTGCGGTGAAACATTACGGCACATATTCTCGTATTCactcacacaaatacacagaTGCAAGCGCCGGTAACTGCGCTCCCCAATACGTAAACCTTCCAACCAACTGGAATGTGGGCCACTCGAAAGAACCACAATACATTCTTCTCAGAAAGTTCTTTATTAAATAATGTGACAAATCCCACTGGTGCAGTCACATCTCCCGTCCTCCACAAACTCAAGTACTACCTGCATCCAGTTGAAGTGGTATCCCTACTTTCAAAAAGTTATCGTGGAACTGCAAATTCCATGTGAGTTATTGCGCCGGCCGTAACCACTTTTGGTGAGTTTCATGATGTTTGGTACGTAAAGCCCCGATGTTTCCATGGTTTGAAAATCCatcaagaaacaaacaaaagaaacattccccccccccatcaGCACATTCCAttaaatgaaaaacaaatacatatacAAGGTTTCAACACATATGCAAACACGTGCATACACCCAGCCAGACTGCTTCCTCTGTTGCACTCATGCCGTCTCGCAAACTCTCCGACAGGTCAACGGAGAAACACAAAACTTAGAGTCCTGCCGGTTTCACACACTTATGTGtgacaaaaaatatttacaGTAAAAAAACGTATTTTGAAGGGGAGAGTTTCAGAAAACAGTTCCACAAAGACATACataacaaacaagaaaatccTTAGCACATCATAATCCAAATCAAACAAAGGAGCGAACgtctttttattctttagCATCGATAAAGGGGACAAACAAGGGAAACAGAATAATACCACCTATCCTTTGTCCCTCCCATCTACCGTTGTAACTATGTAAGAGATAATAAACGCTtcaatacaagaaaaaaggaatccATTACACGGTACGTTACTCCGATGCACAATAACAAAGTATTTTATCCTTCTTAACCCCCTCTACATAGCACCGCTGCCTCTTATGTTTTTGAGCATCTGCTTTGCAAAATAAGTCCAGCTGAAGTCAGTAACTTGTACGTTCCGCTACAGCGCCTTCAAATAAGGACAGTGGAAACGTAgatggggggaggggggggggacgcCCCTCTCATCCGTTTCCAGATGGAGAGTAACCTCCGATCTatgcgggagttgtgaaGAAAACGGCCCGCGAGCGACCGCCACCTTTGCTGTATTGCGGCGTGTTCCCTGATGCTGTCGAACAAGCTGCGGTTACAGAATGAAAAGGACTCTTCCTAGTCTGGACGAGCGCCCAGGGCCGTAATGAGGTGGCCCGTTGCGCTTGGCTGTGGATTCGGCCGACCGGAATGTGTCTCATAAGTGTCCCATTGCGGTGCTTCGGGAACTTTAGGTAAAAGACACCAGGGGATCGAGTGTGTGAATATTCTCCCGTCCACAACGAGTTTTCCACGGGTGATGTTAGTTCTGCAAGAATCAGTTCCACGCGACCTTAGTTGTTTGGAGCGGGCAGTGTGTAAATGCATTTTCCCTCGCATCCCTTGCTGGCTATAGTAGACCTCGTTTCGGCCGGGGGCgacaaactgaaaaaaaaaacggtataATTTTGACGCGTGGGCGAGTCCGCTCCTCCCGCAGAGGATAAATTCATACGCACAATAAATTAATTGGACATGACTTTTTGTGCAAATAACGCACCGTTTTACGCCGAGTCCGTCCACCGGGTCCCTATTTATTCCGTAAAGAAACGGCGGTGTTGACACTAACTAAAAGTAAATTTTGCGCTTCAACGGGTAGACCTAGCTCCCACACGTCCAAACAAATTGCGGCTAACATCGTCTACCTTTGGTAATTCAACAGGTGCATGACCACCACAATACTAGTGGTTACGAGCTTCAAATTGCACGACTGCCTTTTACGGTCGTGTAAAGGCACCTTTCCCGAGTGGAGCGGGTGATGGGAAACCCTATCCACATAAGGTGTGGTGCGTCGTGCGGTAAAAGAGGCCTTGTGCCTCACGGACGCGTATGTGGTCCACCACTTCCAGCCAGGTTCTTCTCGGGTAGCGGTAACATGACTTCGCCGAGACGAAGCAGTTTGCTAGTAAGAAGGCTCTACTTAACGCTTGCTGTTCATTCCTTATTCAACGGCAGCGATTACGCAGTGACTGTACTGCGTATTACTTGTGCATTACATGTATGTAACCTTCGGGACCTTCACACGTTTAAACAAGCGGTAGGAGGGCAAGTACGTATtcgatttttttaaagactTAGTCCAAGCATAGGATTCACGTGGAGGTTCCGTGACTCGGCCTATGTGAGCGTGAAACACAAAGGAATGTGGTGCACAAGTGTCATCGCGCATCCATCAAAATTCAAATTTTAAGTTGACGAagcaactttttttttttgtaaaggaacataaaaaaaaagagagcgaGAAACCAACCAACAACTTTAGCCAGCCACGATACTGGGATCGGCGTTTCACCACGCAAGTCTTGTGGGGACAAAACGCTTGCGATCACACACCATTAAAGAAGGGCGGTAATTTTGTTGGTCGGGCGAATTTGCAAATTTCATGAAAACTAATAGAAATACCTCCATCGACACGGTTGCCTCAGGCACTCGAGAGAAGTGCTTGTGTTCGTGTGCGCGTCCGCATGGAGTAAGTCTGACGactcagaaaaaaaaaatcaagatCAAAAAGGTAAAGTCGTCAACGAGGAAAGACCATGATTTGGCGAATCGGTGTACGTTAACGGTAACCCCATTTTTCCTTAAAATCCCAGTTGCGAGTtgcagttattattattattattattatcattaattttttccctttgtttcAGCACGCTCTTAAACAAGTTACCTTGAAGTTCTTTCCTCTACATGCGGCTGCATGTGCTGACCCATTTTCCTTTACATATGCCTACTCGCCACTAGTTACTATTTGTTAGACAATATTACTCATTTACCTGTTTATTACCGTTTTACGTTTATGTCGTGACCTAcccctccaccaccgctGAACAGTATTCGTATGACGATTAGTGCTACTTGGAAAGCCCCTCATTGACAGCCAGGGCGAACATGGCGCCAACGAAGATGCCACCCAGGAGCGAAATGATAGTCCAATTTGCGGCAAGAGACCGCTCGCCAGCTGTTGTCAGTGAGCCGGTGCGCGGCGCGTAGATTTGTGATATTCCACCATAATAACCGTACGTGAAGCCCCAAGCGTGGACAAGAATGTAAGGGAGCCAAGGGCCGGTGATGATGCTTCGCACGCAAAGCACAAGTGGGATAATGAGCAGCATACGCGCAAATGTCCCAATCAGAACCCACCGCGGTGAGACGTGTAAGGCTTTGAACTGAAGGCAAAGACGCGACAAGAAATCACCCAAATTGAACAATGCGGCAGCGATCGTCAAGTACCAGCCGTCACCCGTATCTGCCTTGATGGCGAAGTACACGGCAGGGTAGACGAGAAATGTGGTGAAGAAAACCATGAAGCATGCGAACAGCATGGGCCAAACGCGCCAGAACACATTCCATACCCTTGCCATTAACATCTGCTGCGAAGTCGTGATGTTTTCCACCTGGTCCATGTCCTTCATTGTGTCAGGATCTACAGTGGCGGTCATTACATTTCCTTTGTCAGTATCATCGCCTCCGTGGGGGTCATCATCCTGATCGGCCGGCCCTTTTGCTGCGCCGTTTCCTTCGTCACCATCTGCGCCCTTATCATCAATCCCTTTCCTCGCTGCATATCGGAACTCTGCCGCGTACTTTTGGGCGTAAGGGTTCTTCCTTAGCAACACTAAAAGGGCGCAAGATATCACCTGCATAAACATGACCAATCCAAAGTATATGCGCGACTGTATGAGCATGTTGTGATAACCGCCTCCCATGGATGCTTTTATGACGATCGAGAAGAAAGATGTGACGACGCCGCACACAGCGATACCCCACACGACGGAGCTATAAAATTTCGTTGGAAACGGGGCGATGAGTGCGGCGTTTCCAGCATCGCAAAGCGTCATCGCTACGCCATTTGCGATAGCAATGAGCATGATGGTCACCTTGGCACCGGTTTCTGTTGTCGTAACGATAGTAACCATCATCACGGAGAATACCAACACAATTGGAATGACAAGACCTACACCGAGGCGAACGGTTACAGAGATCCGCCGTCCGATTGGCGTAAGCATGAGCGACGCCAAAACCAACTCTACGAGGAACGCTGCAATACTGTAGTAGGTAAACATATGTTTCCAGAACTTCGGGTCCTCTGGCTTTGCATCAGGTTTCCCCTGCGCATACTTGTAGTACTCGATGAAGAAGAATGGCATCGAAAAGATGGAGTttgtcaccaccaccaccgacattccgaagaagaggaaggtgACGTAGACGATGAATTCATTGGCTGAGTCAAACCCGAGCATCCTTCTGATTTTAATGATCACTTTTGTCTAAAAACCAGCCCTGTAAAGAGAGTGTGTTTGCAGTGACAGGTGAGAAAAGACGGGGATTTCGTGAAACTAATGCAAGAGCGGAACGGGGATGTGTAACAGAAACAAGTACCATATATGTAAAGGTCTTGCCTGTTGCAGTATGGGGAAAAGGTTGCGTAACTTCAACCCGAGTTTCGGACCTCAGTCCTCCACCAAAGCGCATGCACAtgtgcaaacaaacaaaaagaagcggTGGCCGCAAAAGGTGTTTTTCAACAAATGCAACCCTTCTCCCGTGGCTTAACCCACAAAATCGAAAGACATCGTTAATGACTTTTCCTATGACCCAACGGGCAGAGAaaacatttcccttttttaaaatgttcCACAACAacccccttcttctttagTTATTACCGCATCAGCATCTTTGCTCTCCTTTCTTCGTTATGGGCTCcttcatcttttgtttttgaaaatgGGGGGAGGGAATGCAATTACATGATGTTGATTATAATGCAGTGATTACAAACTCTCCGTCTTGGCGGAGCTCCACGctttaaaaaacaacaaatgtTTCCAAGTATTAACCACTGCGCCAATACTTTGATTGCAAGGCACTTAACTCACACAATTACAACACGAGGCAGCGGCAAACCTTTCTTATTCACAACTGAGGAAGGCACCACCCATccgtgtttccttttttttttccttcttattaTTAATGTGCCTCATTAACTAAATGCAAATGGCATCACGACAAGGTACTATGAAACCGCATCAGGACAAAAACGCAATGCTTTTGAGTTATTTAAGAAGCGTAGAAGAGGAAAGATCAGTACTGAAGAAGACTTGGAAGCGATTTAAAGCTCGAAAAGTTATTATTTAAGTCGGGTTTCTCGAGTGAAGTTCAtatgcaaaagaaaacaaataatacaTATTCCTCATCCATGTGAAGATTTACTGTCAAACAGTCGCAAGAAGAATTCCCTCAATGCTGAAGAAACATCGTAAAGGTATGCTCAATATTATTGggtgcctttctttttttttttttggtcctGCCATAAACGTTTTATcatttagttttttttgttgctttgctGTGGAAGAGACATCTCAAATacgcgacaaaaaaaaccaaaaagaaaaaaaacggcaaaGGAGGCCTCCTCATCCCTCAAATATGCTCCTTTAAATTtaatcttttaaaaaaaaaataggacgGAAAAAATGTGTTGTGTACAATTAAACGACGATATGAAAGGAAGTGTATGGGTCCAAGTTGAAAACACAGCACACCACAGCCATTCACTTTTAATTTAGAACTCGTATTTGAAATTTTATGTTCGATGTGTGCGCATGCATCCTTCTTGTACTTCCTCCCCTGTTGTGAGCagccctattttttttattgtttttttgagtAAAATAATGTTTATAAATATAACTTCAcgcgtgtatatatatatatattctatTGCTTCAATTGCACGAGTAGTAAGTTATTGGTGCATGGGTTGTACCACCGAAACTATGTAAAGTAATAACATTCCACACATTTCATGGcgcttttccccccccccccgccccTTCTTGTGGAATCATAAACTAATGCACTGCAGTTTCAAAATAAAGGTTTCATTAGTTCTCCCCGAATACCCTTTCGTTGTATTCGCACATTCGCATAGGAATAACGcggcgtgttttttttgttttttttttacaacttTCCCTCTGCGAGTTGAGTTCTTGCGGGTTGACATGCGAAACTCACATCTCGTGGTTGTCTTCCTCGTGTCCACGCGGCTGCAACGAGTTTGTGTCACATTTGCACCGTGATTTGGATTCGACACATTCATTAACTTGGGGTACATAAGTCGTGTACAATATATGTTAAACTGCTAGTGCATAAATGCTGTAACTTCACCGATGCCTTTCAACAACTAACGGAACGCAGTCCTCCATTTCTGACACTTTTGTAACTATTAACGGCCATCTTtccaatattattattattgttatttgaTATTTGTTTCTCTCAGTTTCGAACTTTAATATGTAGACGTTTGACATCTCGGTGCCCCAAATATGAGGCACTTGATTATATCCTctacctcctttttttttttgccttatGTGCCCTACGGAGTCATTCCACCCGACTGTCGTTAACAACTCCTCAAATAAACTTCATAGGGCATGTgaagcttttctttttgtttttgacgaaaaagaggagggaaaaaaagaaaacaattcGCCCATAAGCAAAATATTCCGAATGTCTCAACAAATAAACATTGACACTTCTCCTCACATCATCATAAATGCAATGCCATTGTTGGCTCTTCTTTCGCGTCGATGTGCGTGTaggtttatatatttaaacatatatatatatatatatatatgtaaatataaagaaataaCGACGAGAAATCATAATGGTGCCGAAGCCCGACAACATAAAAAAACATAATTCCATAAAAGAACTAACCGCTGACGCAATGgacaaataatgaaaaatgatgaaaaaataatttcTAATTTTGACTTTTCTTCATTAAAAtaagagaagggaagtggtgcatttcttttctttcatttttaaaattcaCACGTGTCATAAAAGAATGATTGCACATCGAAGCAATAAAAGAACCCTTTCGTATGCTAATTctgttgtattttattttcactgATTTGTTccgataaaaaaagaaaaaaaaggaaatatccAAAACATTTTTCaacccaacaccaacactaaGAGAGAAGAGTTAATGAATTGCATGGACTCccatacaaacaaaaaatataataaacaaacaatttaTAATTACTAACagtaaataacaaataatggAAATGCGCTTCTACTACATGACAGCACAGAAGCAATTACCGCTCCTTTCGCAAGCCATCGTCTCAGTGCGGAAAAGACgttgtggaggagggggaaggggaaatgcaaaacaaattaaaaaacaacaataagactctgaaaaagaaaaaaaaagttttcaaATGCATTACAACCATATTTAATAGTAACAAAGAACATCATGACGTCTTACCTGTACACCCAAGTTGGGATGCGTTgcggaaataataataataataataattttttttgtttttttttaaatcttgcTTGTTTCCAGTAGCTCACATAGGGAAGTGTAACTATGtggcaaaaccaaaaaaaaacgaggcTGGAAATACACCAACTGAGGAACAAAAActgcagaaagaaaaaaaccaaagaatAATTGAAGTAATGAAAATCActaagaaacaaaataagaccacccctccccccaaacaaaaacaacatgaaAGATCAGACATCATAAGCCATTTTCACAGCTTTCCCCACGCACCATTCCATGGGGAACGGGCGAAGGTGCCGTCACCGAGCTCAACTGGATAAGTCTCGCAGGTAGTTCCAAACTTAGTCTTAAATTTCTTTTGAACGCTTTTTGCTACACGATTCacagcattttttttaaatgaggAGAATACAGCCACCAGGCCACCGCCCATCAGGCGGCCGCCACTAACGTCGTCATCGCAGTTAACAGTTGAATAAAGTTAAGTTCCTCAGTGGATATTTTAAGGAGGTCACGTCGCCCCTGATGAGTCGCATTCAAAAGCCCACCGACCCTTCAGAAACGCTCTTCATGACTGAATTTGCAGTTCACTCCACATAATTCAATAAACTGCAGTGCGCGGATCTGCTCGGAAATTAAGATATCACGATAATACTGGTTAGAAGTGAAGTAGGGCTTACAGGACTCCACAAACGCTACGGAATCTCCATCAGTGAATTTCTTTTGATTTCTGGAAAGTTCTCGGAATGTAAATGGAGAACCGTTTAATTTCTACTTGCTTATAACCTCTCGCGCATCCTCAGCATCTGACCGCAACGTGTTGTAACCGCCTGCCGTTGCTCCCGTCAATTCATGATCAATCATAGAGTTGataagaaggaaacaagCAGAGTCGCCGAGAAGAGGGAACAATGAGTAGGATTCAAATGTTAAGGAATTACAGTCCAACGCCAGAAGTGAACCCTCCATTGCATGAATTGATGCAAACTGGTCCATAATGCCCACATTAACGCCAGAGAATTCTGTTTCAATACGATGCGCCAACCTTGTCATTATGATGTTATCTTCTTTGCTGCAAGGGGGAAGGATTGAAAAGGTGGAACCGGACACATATAGGCCTTCATTATACTGTCGTGTTGCCACTGATATGATGGCATTCAGTAAAGCCACGCTGTAGGATGCGGAGGCACTCATACCAGAACCCATTGGAAGACTTCCTTTTGAGATGGCACAAAACTCCTGCAGCTCCGGTGCATTCAGCGACATCCCGAGATGATTAAGCGCCAACGTGACTGCACCTCGAACAAATGTGGTCCAGTTTTTACCGTTGAGACCCCGGCCAAGTTTATCGAGAATAAAGTTTTCACCAGTTTCGATTGCAAAGCGCATCTTTCCATCACAGCAGCTTCGCAAGCCACCAACGAGTATGTGGGAACCTCCCTTTAGTGCGGCGGGAAACACGTAGGCGTCCATGCAATCCACATGTTCACCAAAGAAGTTTACGCGGCCGGGTGCAAATGTGAAAAGAAGCCACATGACATCTTCTTCGGAAGTGACGTTGAAAGCTTTGAGAAACTTCGGCTTCATTTCTGCAACGGTAGCGGCAATTCGTTCATTGGAGTAACTTGGCATATTTGGTTTTGTGGGCTGAAATAATAGTAAACAAAAAGCTGATGGATacctttaaaaaaggaagaaagataaATAAGAATACGAATAAggatgggggaaaacaaaacaaaaataagggcATGAGGATTTCACTTTACAGCTTTCAGTACACGACACAACGTCCATGAAAAAAGCCCGAGTTTAATGAAATGACAACGACAGACGTAAACGAacggcaaaaagaaaagagggcgTAAGTCAGGGGCAAAATAAGGCGCCATAAAATTAATTCTTCATTAAGgaaaacaagacaaaacaaaaatcgtACGCTCACGGTGGATACAGATGTACTTGCTAAAAATAAAGCACAGGAATGGAAGTGGCCGTTTATGCCTCGCTTCTGTAATGGTCCACGGAGATAACTAACAATAAAGtcttatttcattttcttccgctACAAATGATGTCGGATGACAATCGAAAGGAGATGCCTAAAACTACCCTGACGCGTCCACGCGCGCAATAAGTAAAATATGCAAACAAAATAGGCCGACCAACCCATCAAACACAGACGAGCGCAAATACGCACATACACGATGCCCAGTCGTTGTGCCTATAAGCGAGACTTTAAGTAGTGCTCAACGGCATGACGTAACTTATTAACATTTTCTCGCCTGTCCTTTGCCTTAAACACCGCCTGTCCCGGGACCAAGCAGTTTGCACCTGCAGCTGCAACGACATTTACGGTGTCAAGGTTAATAGAACCATCCACCTGAATGTTCAGCTGTGGGTACCGTTCCCGCAACTGCTTTACTTTTTCCAACGGTCCCTCCATAAACTTTTGTCC
This genomic window contains:
- a CDS encoding adenosine transporter, putative: MLGFDSANEFIVYVTFLFFGMSVVVVTNSIFSMPFFFIEYYKYAQGKPDAKPEDPKFWKHMFTYYSIAAFLVELVLASLMLTPIGRRISVTVRLGVGLVIPIVLVFSVMMVTIVTTTETGAKVTIMLIAIANGVAMTLCDAGNAALIAPFPTKFYSSVVWGIAVCGVVTSFFSIVIKASMGGGYHNMLIQSRIYFGLVMFMQVISCALLVLLRKNPYAQKYAAEFRYAARKGIDDKGADGDEGNGAAKGPADQDDDPHGGDDTDKGNVMTATVDPDTMKDMDQVENITTSQQMLMARVWNVFWRVWPMLFACFMVFFTTFLVYPAVYFAIKADTGDGWYLTIAAALFNLGDFLSRLCLQFKALHVSPRWVLIGTFARMLLIIPLVLCVRSIITGPWLPYILVHAWGFTYGYYGGISQIYAPRTGSLTTAGERSLAANWTIISLLGGIFVGAMFALAVNEGLSK
- a CDS encoding galactokinase, putative; protein product: MPSYSNERIAATVAEMKPKFLKAFNVTSEEDVMWLLFTFAPGRVNFFGEHVDCMDAYVFPAALKGGSHILVGGLRSCCDGKMRFAIETGENFILDKLGRGLNGKNWTTFVRGAVTLALNHLGMSLNAPELQEFCAISKGSLPMGSGMSASASYSVALLNAIISVATRQYNEGLYVSGSTFSILPPCSKEDNIIMTRLAHRIETEFSGVNVGIMDQFASIHAMEGSLLALDCNSLTFESYSLFPLLGDSACFLLINSMIDHELTGATAGGYNTLRSDAEDAREVISK
- a CDS encoding receptor-type adenylate cyclase GRESAG, putative, whose product is MTSLLSKLSLPLLQLLFLLLSFSTTGRAEDNITINVLSLMYSPDVQEVEVDSLNAGFDASLTARGWKTNSKARVSFIRPPSYDTPVAEFFESVVKESEGKLMIVFGPFGGPNTMWVKGELSKHGAVSFGPLAFSTEVREWDPHLYFISVEPNAELLALFRYAVVFLGLPRVGITYLKGTPSGEALYEFALDISSMMGHELCGAFAAAGGVGADEDALAAEWNQFVETRPQAVLLFAPVRNPATEWFIGRIVKDERTRQMYVLAPSTSQGPLIRTWRDALYASNVSLNDGQLIITGTIPPSNLLTLASVRRFREEMDNHLKSNSEWGGFSKPPHFTINEAISDLMMTGWLTGEILSQALHSTDVLTDRTAFMDSLYRQRRYVVDDLVVGDYGNECGEFASMQGAMCNCNQGGSAVYMKEVVDGFRIEPLQRGFLAWGASQCSSANVKVYAPLYGVFILIADSYITERSARRWYEGASSVPADGSFEDDRLFFHPFRRKLSEVAGELAQLVDNRIVSAVFGGVTRDALRLPNVTFINPLAASPIVGKFRRNVLLLSPTVRQQLYVLAMHLSNASTGAVSAAIRSKRAEVIGDVLNKSLMTFDVALKSMLLLKESDTLVDHLPSSGDVVAIGLTPPDAHAIAQYLQSRNDRRVYVLFSEVAQLYDEFVEAFNATPAAVVSASRLVFATNLPHWADKNTESDTVAMFHAYNPRESTWTPLRLWGFATARLLRSIVPRMKRISPSLLVDFFLHRIKHSCG